CTTACTTCTGCTCTGTCAATGATGTTGTTTTCCCAGTTGAGTTCTTTGGTCCTGTTCTGCAACCCAATCTAGGTTTCTTGCCTAACTTCGCTGACACCTTAGATGTTGCTGCTAGTGGACATACCACTCGATTCTGGATTTCTAACTTCCATTATTTCTGGGCTTTCTACTGCTTACAAGGACACCTATTCCATTGTTTGCGGTCTTCAGGCTTTGACTTCCGTGTTTTGACTCGATTCTTTACAACTACCCCGATCGAAATCGAGGCTGAAGTGTAAGACGACATTCACTTTAATCAAAAGTTTGAAAGCGCTCAAATTTTATGTAGCGTTTTTGAACTTTTGATGGAGCGAGAGTTTTGCATCGTTATATTTAGCGGTGTATATACTTCTTCTTCCATTAAGAAGCATTCGAATACATTAATATGTCTAGCTCAACCTAATCACTAAGCGTTGAGTCCTTCACATAAAAAATTTTGTCGTTACCGACAGTTCTTTTGTCAGCTAACCGAAATAAAAGAGGAAAACAGTTGTGACAGCATCTGTACGAGGAAGAAGAGGCGGTAAGGTAGCCGCCGTCCAGAACGAATTACCGACATCCGTATTAAGCAACTTTGAGAACCAATGGTGGGCCGGCAACGTCCGGATGACCGACCTGTCAGGGATGCTTTTGGGAGCCCATCAATGCCACGCAGCCTTGATGAGTGTTGTCCCAGGCGCCTTCATCGTTCAAGAAGTCGCCCGCTATCAGCCCGGCATTCCCCTATCAGAGCAGAGCATGGTATTCATGCCCCACCTCGCCGCCCTTGGGGTTGGCGTGGGTGCCGGTGGAGAGATCGTCGACACCTACCCCTTCTTCGTAATTGGGGTCCTGCACTTTTTCATCGCCGCCGTATGTTGTGCAGCCGGTTTGTATCACACCTTCCGAGGAGAAGCTCGTCTGAGTGACTGTCCCGAAGGCAGTACCTCCGCTGGCTTCCACTACGAGTGGGAAGACTTTGAGAGCACCTCCTACATTCTGGGTTATCACCTACTCTTCATCGGAGTTGCGTGCTTAATCTTCGCCGGCAACGCCGCCTACGGCACCGGAATGTATGACATCAACACTGAAACCGTTCATCAAATTAGC
The Acaryochloris marina S15 genome window above contains:
- a CDS encoding high light inducible protein: MTASVRGRRGGKVAAVQNELPTSVLSNFENQWWAGNVRMTDLSGMLLGAHQCHAALMSVVPGAFIVQEVARYQPGIPLSEQSMVFMPHLAALGVGVGAGGEIVDTYPFFVIGVLHFFIAAVCCAAGLYHTFRGEARLSDCPEGSTSAGFHYEWEDFESTSYILGYHLLFIGVACLIFAGNAAYGTGMYDINTETVHQISPNLNPARLIGYLFGFTPNGWSGAGMAAVDNMEDVIGGHFLVGALDVAGAIFHIVYRQATPIFNKRPVFSPANGGWTTSEGILNGEVILSWSVAAVGFMGISSSIFIKYCDVAYPPIFHGVDRGGAAALQLILGLLWMVGGGLWHGLRGEKLHALTK